A segment of the Pirellulales bacterium genome:
TAAAGTGTACTGGATTCCACAAGATGACAAATTTGCTCGACACCAATACGCTCACCCAACTGCTCGCCCAAAAATGTGAGTTGCTATTACAGGTGCGCAGATTGGTCGGCCGACAATGCGAATTCATCGATGGCAGCAATTTGAGTCAACTATTGAATTTGTTAGCGATAAAACAAGGATTGATGGGGAAATTGCAATCAATACAACGGCAACTTGAACCGTATCGAAGTCAATTTCCACAAGACCGGATATGGTTGAACCAGGATGATCGCCGTCGTTGTGCCGAACTAGCCGAGGCCTGTCAGCGGTTGCTGGCCGAAGTGGTGGAGATTGAAAAGCAAAGCGAAAGCAAATTGATTGTGCGCCGTGACGAAGCCAGTAACCGTCTGCACGCAGTTCATTTTGCCGTTCAGGCGCGCCAGGCCTACGTCGATTCGAAAACGTCCACGATTAAACAAGTGGATTTATCATCGGAGTGAAACTAATGTCGTCTCCACGATTATATATCGAGCGTGATCAGCTCGATGCCAAAGCCGATCTGCATGCAGTGCTATCGGCGTGGCACAATGCGACGCTTCGTTTAGAGCAAACGCATGAGACGCTGCGACAAGAAGTCCGTCGGCTCACCGACGAGTTGGAATCAAAAAATCGCCAATTGGCGCGCAAAAATCGGTTGGCCGACTTGGGGCAAATGGCTTCGCATGTGGCTCACGAAGTACGAAATAGCTTGGTGCCCGTGGCTTTGTACCTGAGCCTCCTTCGTCGCCGGCTTTCCGAGGATGCTATGAACCGCGAACTGCTCGACAAACTGGCAGCGGGTTTCACTTCCTTGGATGCTACTGTTAATGATCTTTTGCATTTTACTGCAGAGCGTGATCCGGTACGCCGGGCCGTAGCGGTACGAAAATTAATCGAAGAGGTGCTTCAATCGCTCGCGCCTCAATTGGAAGCGCAGCAAATTGCAGTTGAGCTAGATGTACCTTCCGTACATTTTGTGTTTGCTGACGGTGACATGCTCCGCCGTTGCGTTTTAAATCTTTCCCTCAATGCGATCGACGCAATGCCGAAGGGCGGTCAATTGATAATCACTTCCTACAGTGGGCCACAAGGCTTCGAGTTGGAAATCGCTGACAGCGGACCGGGACTGTCCGATACAGTTCGCCACCGAATATTTGAACCGTTTTTCACCACTAAAAGTAACGGCACAGGACTGGGATTGGCTATTGTTTGTCGAATCGTAGAAGTTCACGGCGGCGACTTGACGGCGCGCAATTGTCCCGAAGGAGGCGCTGCTTTTACGCTTCGGATTCCTGTGAAGCAACACACCATGGAGGCTGCTGCATGAGGAAATCAAATCGACAACAAACCACTCCACAAGCCGCTGCCTTGTTTTCACCAGAGTCGGTCGCCGGTCAGATATTGATAGTCGACGATCATCGTCAAGCGCGCGAATCGATGGCCGACGTGTTGCGGGCAGCGGGTCACCAAGTAGAGAGCACGGCCAGCGCAAGTGAGGCCCTCAATCAGTTGGACGAAGAAAGCTTCGATTGCATCGTAACTGATTTACAGATGCCCGGAATGTCAGGCCTTGAATTCATTCATCACTTAGGAAGGCTACCGCATGGCGCGCAGATTTTGATGGTCACAGCGCATGCCACAGTAGCTTCAGCAGTGGATGCCATGCGACATGGGGCATTTGATTACATTGAAAAGCCCTTTGACGCTGATCAGTTAGAACGCTTGGTCAGTCGAGCAATTGAACATGGGCGACAACAGGATGCAAGTACGAAGCTACCCAATTTCGGAGCAAGCGGTGCAACAATGATTGGTTCCAGCGCCGCAATGAAATCACTCCGCATGCAAATTGCACAGGTGAGCCGCACATCGGAAACGGTATTGATTGTAGGCGAAAGCGGCACAGGCAAAGAGTTAGTGGCCCGCGCCATTCATGCGGCCAGCAGCCGTTCGCAAGCTCCGTTGGTCAGCCTTAACTGCCCAGTTCTGTCCGCTCAACTAATGGAAAGCGAACTGTTTGGCCACGAGCGGGGAGCGTTCACCGGAGCGGAAGGCCCGCGAACAGGTCGCTTCGAATTGGCCGATCAAGGGACCATTTTACTGGATGAAGTTACTGAAATCGATTTGGCGCTGCAGGCCAAACTTTTGCGCGTTCTTCAAGAAAAATCGTTCGAGCGTGTTGGTTGCAGTGTTACTACCTATGTTGACGTGCGGGTATTGGCAACAAGCAATCGAAATTTGCAAGCCGAAATTGCCGCAGGTCGATTCCGCGAAGATTTGTACTATCGGCTGGCCGTCGTGCCGTTGGCAGTGCCGTCGTTACGTGATCGACGGGATGATATTCCGGACCTAATTGCACATTTTCTGCTCCGTTCCGCTCAACGTTTGCAGCGCAATCCGTGTGAATTGCAGCCAGGCGCAGTGGAATTGCTTTGTGAATGCCAATGGCCAGGCAACGTGCGCGAACTTGAAAATATTATTTCCCGCGCGAGCGTTTTGAATGTGGGAGGTCCGATAACGGCAGACGAACTCCGTGGTTGGCTAAGCTTGCACGGCAGCACCTCTGGAGCCAGAGGAGAACGGAGCGAAAGTTCAGCAAACGAAAATACAGCTTTCTTGGGAAAAGGGATGGCGTGTGGGCTAAGCCTGGAAACCATGGAACGTAAGTTAATTGAAGCCACTCTTGAGCGATTTGGCGGACATCGTGCCAAGACTGCTCAAGCATTGGGCATTGGTCTGAGAACGTTGTCCGGAAAAATCAAAGAATATGGCTATGCTCCGCGAACCAAGGTTTTCACCAAGGCGGCATAAAGACAATGATGGTCAGTCAATCACCGCTCGTCGCGCAAATATTGCCGTTTGCAATGCGCCGAATCTGCCGATTCGCGCCCATAAATTTGACAGGTCATTTCCGAGAGATTTTGCGAGAGCGTCGACAATTATCCATTTCGCATTGCCAACGTATTTTGTCACTTGAACTTGCAGTTTGATCAAACTATTTCTTAAATGCTCATTTGAGTGATAGCACAACCGTGGCGCGCAGCTTGCATCGGGCATCTCCAGTTTGCCCGGGGGCAGTTGCCGCAGCACTGCCTATGACGTACGGACTATTTCAAGCAAGTACGATTCCTATTTTGGAGCAAGTGGTACGCTTCGGCGAATCGCGACACAACGTTCTAGCTGGGAACATCGCCAACATCGATACGCCCGGCTACAAGGCGCGAGATTTATCGACTGCAGTTTTCCAAGAACGATTGAAGGAGGCTATAGACGCCCACAAATTTCCGCAGGGCGAAGGAAGCAGTATCACAAACACCGATTCGCTCGTGGCGGACGATGCCGCGATGTACTTAGAAGACGCCTTCGAAACCATTTTGCGTCACGACGACGGAAAAGTGAGCCTAGAACAACAAGTGGCTGAATTAACGAAAAACCAAATGCAGTACAACACCGCACTTGCGGTATTAACGGAACAATTCCATTTGTTACAGGTAGCCATAAGCGAGCAGGCGTAATGAAAGACAGTAAACCCTAATACACTGAAGCGGGTTATTCCACTTTACTTTAGGTTCGTTCCTTGACTTAAACTTGAGACCACTTGCCAACGCGTAACAACCATGTTCCCAGCTCTTGACATTAGCAGTAGTGCACTAACAGCACAGCGCCTCCGGATGGACGCCATCGCAGGTAACATTGCCAATGTGTCTACCACACGCAATGGACAAGGGGAGGCGATTCCGTACCAGCCAAAGTTTGTGATCTTCGCCACCGACAATTCCATTCAGAACGCCGATGGGGCTGAGGGCGTACGCGTACAATCGGTGGAAACCGCTCAAGTAGAACCGCGTTACAAATTTCAGCCGGGTCATCCCGATGCTGCGAAGCAAGGGCCGCACCAAGGTTATGTGGCTTATCCGAACATCGATATGACGACTGAAATGGTCGATGCTTTGGAAGCCAGTCGTGCGTACGAAGCGAACGTGGGGGTAGTAGAAATGTCCAAAAGCATGATCCAGCAGGCGTTGAGGATTGTAGCGTAACGATAAAGGGTCCAAGAACGAACCACTTTCCAATAAACTAATCACTGATTGCTGATTCGATGTCCTACGTTTCCGGTTTCAATCCGATGAGTTCGCACAGCACTGGTGGCGTTATTCTGCCGCAATCAACCGGCGCTAATGCGATTGGCGCTGAAAATGCCAACGGATTGCAAGCGAATGACGGAACATCCTTCAAGGACTATCTGCTGAACTCCATCGAACAAGTGAATTCGATGCAACAAGACGCCGATCAGGCGGTCCAAACCTTATTTACAGGCGGTGACGCGAATCCCGCTGAAGTATTGACGGCAGTTCAAAAAGCCGACATCGCATTTCGTATGATCATGCAAATCCGCAACAAACTCGTTTCGGCATACGAAGAAATCCAAGATATCCGAATTTGACATTTTATAGCACTCAGTAAGGACATAAGCCGGTGGATTTTTTTAATAAAGCGATTGCTCAACTGACCGATTTGTTCCGCTCAATGACGCCGGCTGCACGGATTACAGCCGCACTGTTGTTACTCGTTATCGTGATCAGCGTGGCGTACTTGTTCAATCATCAGTTTGCCGGCGCCGATGGCTACCTGTTCGGTGGCGAACCTGTCGCGCCCAGCCAGCTGCCGGCCATGGAAGCAGCTTTCGGAAAAAAGAACCTCAGCGACTATGAGTTGGAAGGTAACCGCATACGGGTTCCGCAGGGTAAGCAGGCTGCATACATGGCGGCACTAGCGGACGCCGGCGCGCTACCGCACAACTTTTTGGACTCACTCACCAAATCGCTTGATAGCGGCGGCCCATTCGTTGATCGCAGAAAACGCGAGGAACTAGTAAAGGTAGCGTTGCAGGACGAATTGTCCAAAATCATCGGCCAGATGAGTGGGATCGAACGAGCAACTGTGTTGTATAACGTTGAGCCTCCACAAGCCTTCAACTCCAAAAAGCTAGTAACCGCCAGCGTCACCGTCAAACCGACTGGCAGCCAAATGCTGAATTCGGAGCAGGTACAAATGATTCGCTTGGCGGTTGGTCCTGCCATCGGCGCTGCACCGGAGAGCGTGGCAGTGGTCGACGTGAACGGCCATGCATACCCTGGCGGCGAGCCCGGCAGCATCGTCGATGCCACCCAGGATCGCTATCTTAATACCAAACTGGAATACGAACGAAAGTACGCTGACAATATTCGTCAGACACTCAGCTTCGTCAAAGGTGTCGTGGTTACGGTCAATGCCGAGTTACATCCAGAGCTGGAAGAAACTGAGACAAGTAACAAAATTGACCCGAAAGCCGTGGCGTACGAAGTTTCGGAGTCAAATAAGACGTCCAATTCCAACACGTCGCTACCGAGCGGCCGGCCAGGAGTCGGAAATCAAGGCGGTGTGAATGCCCCTGCGGCGGTGGGCGCTGGCGGCAACGGTTCACGCACCGAAGATGAATCGACCACGCGACACGAACGAAACATGATCAGCAATGAATCACGTCAAGTTAGCAAGGCAGGTTTGACTCCCAAGCGTGTAACGGTTTCCGTTGGAATTCCCAGCAGCTACTACGAAGAAGTTTGGCAGCAACGTAATCCAGTGCCTACGGGCGCAACACCCAAAAAACCGGAGGCAGCCGCAATATCA
Coding sequences within it:
- a CDS encoding HAMP domain-containing sensor histidine kinase gives rise to the protein MASHVAHEVRNSLVPVALYLSLLRRRLSEDAMNRELLDKLAAGFTSLDATVNDLLHFTAERDPVRRAVAVRKLIEEVLQSLAPQLEAQQIAVELDVPSVHFVFADGDMLRRCVLNLSLNAIDAMPKGGQLIITSYSGPQGFELEIADSGPGLSDTVRHRIFEPFFTTKSNGTGLGLAIVCRIVEVHGGDLTARNCPEGGAAFTLRIPVKQHTMEAAA
- a CDS encoding sigma-54 dependent transcriptional regulator; the encoded protein is MRKSNRQQTTPQAAALFSPESVAGQILIVDDHRQARESMADVLRAAGHQVESTASASEALNQLDEESFDCIVTDLQMPGMSGLEFIHHLGRLPHGAQILMVTAHATVASAVDAMRHGAFDYIEKPFDADQLERLVSRAIEHGRQQDASTKLPNFGASGATMIGSSAAMKSLRMQIAQVSRTSETVLIVGESGTGKELVARAIHAASSRSQAPLVSLNCPVLSAQLMESELFGHERGAFTGAEGPRTGRFELADQGTILLDEVTEIDLALQAKLLRVLQEKSFERVGCSVTTYVDVRVLATSNRNLQAEIAAGRFREDLYYRLAVVPLAVPSLRDRRDDIPDLIAHFLLRSAQRLQRNPCELQPGAVELLCECQWPGNVRELENIISRASVLNVGGPITADELRGWLSLHGSTSGARGERSESSANENTAFLGKGMACGLSLETMERKLIEATLERFGGHRAKTAQALGIGLRTLSGKIKEYGYAPRTKVFTKAA
- the flgB gene encoding flagellar basal body rod protein FlgB — translated: MTYGLFQASTIPILEQVVRFGESRHNVLAGNIANIDTPGYKARDLSTAVFQERLKEAIDAHKFPQGEGSSITNTDSLVADDAAMYLEDAFETILRHDDGKVSLEQQVAELTKNQMQYNTALAVLTEQFHLLQVAISEQA
- the flgC gene encoding flagellar basal body rod protein FlgC — protein: MFPALDISSSALTAQRLRMDAIAGNIANVSTTRNGQGEAIPYQPKFVIFATDNSIQNADGAEGVRVQSVETAQVEPRYKFQPGHPDAAKQGPHQGYVAYPNIDMTTEMVDALEASRAYEANVGVVEMSKSMIQQALRIVA
- the fliE gene encoding flagellar hook-basal body complex protein FliE encodes the protein MSSHSTGGVILPQSTGANAIGAENANGLQANDGTSFKDYLLNSIEQVNSMQQDADQAVQTLFTGGDANPAEVLTAVQKADIAFRMIMQIRNKLVSAYEEIQDIRI
- a CDS encoding flagellar M-ring protein FliF C-terminal domain-containing protein yields the protein MDFFNKAIAQLTDLFRSMTPAARITAALLLLVIVISVAYLFNHQFAGADGYLFGGEPVAPSQLPAMEAAFGKKNLSDYELEGNRIRVPQGKQAAYMAALADAGALPHNFLDSLTKSLDSGGPFVDRRKREELVKVALQDELSKIIGQMSGIERATVLYNVEPPQAFNSKKLVTASVTVKPTGSQMLNSEQVQMIRLAVGPAIGAAPESVAVVDVNGHAYPGGEPGSIVDATQDRYLNTKLEYERKYADNIRQTLSFVKGVVVTVNAELHPELEETETSNKIDPKAVAYEVSESNKTSNSNTSLPSGRPGVGNQGGVNAPAAVGAGGNGSRTEDESTTRHERNMISNESRQVSKAGLTPKRVTVSVGIPSSYYEEVWQQRNPVPTGATPKKPEAAAISQIETEENTKIKKSVIGIIPAPEDSSSDPVIVTSFTSMPVPEIEKPSTADHALVWFTEHASALGMALLGIFSLLLVRSIVRSVPASVTDESKELMHTSTATTSTEEAPEEVPTQVAAVPRLRRRRSKSGPSLRDELVEIVREDPDAAANILRNWIGTAN